Proteins from a single region of Sphingomonas morindae:
- a CDS encoding MFS transporter: MSADAARAGLGRYRWTICALLFAATAINYIDRQMIGVLKPVLQVEFGWREGDYADIVFWFQAAYALGFLAVGRFMDAVGARFGYAIAFGFWTAAHIAHGLVRSLFGFGVARFALGIGESGNFPAGLKAVAEWFPQRERALAVGIFNAGANVGAIATPLLVPAITAAFGWRLAFILTGVIGLVWVAAWLLLYRSPAAPMGGAEPAAPALPWLRLFRVRQSWAYAVPKFMTDPIWWMFLFWLPDFLSKRYGLDLRGFGPPLVVIYILSDLGSIAGGAGSSWLVRRGYSVNRARKLTMLACAVAVMPIAIVQHIDSLWGAVLLIGLATAGHQAFSANLLTVPSDLFPRHALGSVVGIGGTAGAIGGMLIAKFVGYVLDMTGSYTPIFAVAASAYLLALAALHLLSPRLAPADLPSGEAL, translated from the coding sequence ATGAGCGCGGACGCGGCCAGGGCCGGGCTCGGGCGCTATCGCTGGACGATCTGCGCGCTGCTCTTCGCCGCGACGGCGATCAACTATATCGACCGCCAGATGATCGGCGTGCTCAAGCCGGTGCTGCAGGTCGAGTTCGGCTGGCGCGAAGGCGATTACGCCGACATCGTCTTCTGGTTTCAGGCGGCCTATGCGCTCGGCTTTCTGGCGGTGGGGCGCTTCATGGACGCGGTGGGCGCGCGCTTCGGCTATGCCATCGCCTTCGGCTTCTGGACGGCGGCGCACATCGCCCATGGCCTGGTGCGCAGCCTGTTCGGCTTCGGCGTCGCGCGGTTCGCGCTCGGCATCGGCGAAAGCGGCAATTTTCCGGCGGGCCTCAAGGCGGTGGCGGAGTGGTTTCCGCAGCGCGAGCGTGCGCTTGCGGTGGGCATCTTCAACGCCGGCGCGAATGTCGGGGCGATCGCCACGCCGCTGCTCGTGCCCGCCATCACCGCCGCCTTTGGCTGGCGCCTGGCCTTCATCCTCACCGGCGTGATCGGGCTGGTCTGGGTGGCGGCGTGGCTGCTCCTCTACCGCTCGCCCGCCGCGCCCATGGGCGGTGCCGAGCCGGCGGCGCCCGCCTTGCCCTGGCTGCGCCTGTTCCGCGTGCGGCAGAGCTGGGCCTATGCCGTGCCCAAATTCATGACCGATCCGATCTGGTGGATGTTCCTCTTCTGGCTGCCGGACTTTCTCTCGAAACGCTATGGGCTCGATCTGCGCGGCTTCGGTCCGCCGCTGGTGGTCATCTATATCCTGTCCGATCTCGGCAGCATCGCGGGCGGCGCCGGCTCGTCCTGGCTGGTGCGGCGCGGCTACAGCGTCAATCGCGCGCGCAAGCTCACCATGTTGGCCTGCGCGGTGGCGGTGATGCCGATCGCGATCGTGCAGCATATCGATTCCCTCTGGGGCGCGGTGCTGCTGATCGGCCTCGCCACCGCCGGCCACCAGGCTTTCTCCGCCAATCTGCTGACCGTGCCGTCCGATCTCTTCCCCCGCCACGCGCTGGGATCGGTGGTGGGCATTGGCGGCACGGCCGGTGCGATCGGTGGCATGCTGATCGCCAAGTTCGTTGGCTATGTGCTTGACATGACAGGCAGTTACACGCCGATCTTCGCGGTGGCGGCGTCGGCCTATCTGCTCGCGCTGGCCGCGTTGCATCTGCTCAGCCCCCGGCTCGCGCCGGCCGATCTTCCTTCCGGCGAGGCCCTATGA